From Drosophila nasuta strain 15112-1781.00 chromosome X, ASM2355853v1, whole genome shotgun sequence, one genomic window encodes:
- the LOC132795336 gene encoding uncharacterized protein LOC132795336, which yields MPHCRQLLLLPLLLLFLGFPTGPRHSPSPSAVIASVPVPSVYHAPELMKAALKVLERHVSQRYNALAVMDLSHSVAVQRQHRLAISYLLRQLGERVALQLLRDALIEDPRDHILFLVDSTRAFRGLRFHFAKSLFDREFHFLIVLARSGREHEEEQRYAALRDIFATCLSFHVLNAVVLLEQLDGAVLVYGYRLYAPGCHDSLTPELLNRYEGGQFQVHNQQLFPRPMGSFYGCPINVSWHPMPPFVIFDGNSSDPQHRADLTRLSGVDGVLLKKLADIYDFRINLLAPCENKRVIETVSDGTLHTFGFFTHSDDCFQELADLNSSVAIGALSASHFSHRERFSTTSSYHQSALIFVVRVEHIMGAVNQLVQPFCGSVWFALSLSCLLALLLQWAWRLRYRRFDMAASALHVHTTLLGNPLETPALPHVSVVRGLLGAWLLLALVLRVAYQGKLYDVFRLPYFPPVPERIADLLSGNYIYLAPDYADYFPVNRTRLSAYNFLTRFAQLENAPPGAKLTTISLLDNLAHYNQLNWQSSRLTHVREHIYLYQLVMYLRRHSILKFAFDRKLKQMQSAGIVSYVNRYFEHSFVHAPVTRLTHEVVAIRLEMFCGLYFVCYVMLTFAVLIFLLELLSLRVRWLRRYFV from the coding sequence ATGCCACACTGCCgtcaactgctgttgctgccgctgctgctgcttttcttGGGTTTTCCCACCGGTCCCCGGCACAGTCCGAGTCCGAGTGCCGTGATTGCCTCGGTGCCTGTGCCCAGCGTATATCACGCTCCTGAGCTAATGAAGGCGGCACTCAAAGTGCTGGAGCGACATGTGAGTCAACGCTACAATGCGCTGGCCGTCATGGATCTCTCGCACTCGGTGGCGGTGCAACGTCAGCACAGGCTGGCGATCAGCTATCTTCTAAGACAGCTGGGGGAGCGTGTGgcattgcagctgctgcgggATGCCCTCATCGAGGATCCAAGGGATCACATTCTGTTTCTGGTGGACTCGACGCGCGCCTTTCGCGGTCTGCGCTTTCACTTTGCCAAATCCCTGTTTGACAGGGAGTTCCACTTTCTCATCGTGCTGGCACGCAGCGGGAGAGAGCACGAGGAGGAACAACGTTACGCTGCGCTGCGGGATATATTCGCCACCTGCCTCAGCTTCCATGTGCTGAACGCTGTTGTGCTGCTCGAACAACTCGATGGTGCTGTGCTCGTCTACGGCTATCGACTGTATGCTCCGGGGTGCCACGATTCGCTCACTCCCGAGCTGCTCAATCGCTACGAAGGCGGCCAATTTCAGGTGCACAATCAACAGCTATTTCCACGTCCCATGGGCAGCTTTTACGGTTGTCCCATCAACGTCAGCTGGCATCCGATGCCGCCGTTCGTCATATTCGACGGCAACTCGAGTGATCCCCAGCATCGAGCGGACCTCACGCGCCTTAGCGGCGTCGATGGCGTGCTCCTCAAGAAACTCGCCGATATCTATGACTTTCGCATCAATCTCCTCGCGCCCTGCGAGAACAAACGAGTCATCGAAACGGTGTCGGATGGGACGTTGCACACTTTCGGGTTCTTCACTCACTCCGATGACTGCTTCCAGGAGCTGGCCGACCTGAATTCCTCGGTGGCCATCGGGGCGCTGAGTGCATCGCATTTCTCGCATCGCGAACGCTTCTCCACGACGAGTTCGTATCACCAGAGCGCTCTGATCTTCGTAGTACGCGTGGAACACATCATGGGCGCTGTCAATCAGCTCGTGCAACCTTTCTGCGGGAGCGTCTGGTTCGCCTTGAGTCTCAGCTGTCTGCTGGCGTTGCTTTTGCAGTGGGCGTGGCGTCTACGTTACCGTCGCTTCGATATGGCTGCCAGTGCGTTGCATGTGCACACTACGCTCCTTGGGAATCCGCTGGAGACTCCCGCGCTCCCGCATGTGAGCGTGGTGCGTGGCCTTTTGGGGGCCTGGCTGCTGCTCGCTTTGGTGCTGCGTGTCGCGTATCAGGGCAAGCTCTACGATGTGTTTCGGTTGCCGTATTTTCCACCGGTGCCCGAACGCATCGCGGACTTGTTGAGTGGGAATTACATCTACTTGGCCCCGGACTATGCCGACTACTTTCCGGTGAATCGGACGCGTCTCAGCGCCTACAACTTTCTCACTCGCTTCGCTCAGCTGGAGAATGCACCGCCGGGTGCAAAGTTGACGACGATCTCGTTGCTCGACAATCTGGCGCATTACAATCAACTGAACTGGCAGTCGAGTCGTCTCACTCATGTGCGGGAGCATATCTATCTCTATCAGCTGGTCATGTATTTGCGTCGCCATTCGATCCTCAAGTTTGCCTTCGATCGCAAGCTCAAGCAGATGCAATCTGCTGGCATCGTCAGCTATGTGAATCGCTACTTTGAGCACAGTTTCGTTCATGCTCCCGTCACGAGATTGACCCACGAGGTGGTCGCCATTCGACTTGAGATGTTCTGTGGCCTCTACTTTGTCTGTTACGTCATGCTCACGTTTGCCGTTCTCATCTTTCTCCTCGAGCTGCTCAGTTTGCGTGTGCGCTGGCTAAGGCGATACTTTGTCTAA